A single Cottoperca gobio chromosome 5, fCotGob3.1, whole genome shotgun sequence DNA region contains:
- the myog gene encoding myogenin → MELFETNPYFFPDQRFYEGGDNYFPSRLPGGYDQSAYQDRNSMMGLCGSLSGGVGVGVNGTEDKDSPSSMSPHSEPHCPGQCLPWACKLCKRKTVTMDRRRAATMREKRRLKKVNEAFDALKRSTLMNPNQRLPKVEILRSAIQYIERLQALVSSLNQQDTETGQQGLHYRPSTAQPRVSSSEPSSGSTCCSSPEWSSTPEQCTQSYSSEDLLSAADSPEQGNMRALTSIVESITAAGGAVAFPVDISK, encoded by the exons ATGGAGCTTTTCGAGACCAACCCTTACTTCTTCCCTGACCAGCGTTTCTACGAAGGAGGGGACAATTACTTCCCCTCTCGCCTGCCTGGGGGGTACGACCAATCTGCCTACCAAGATAGGAACTCCATGATGGGCTTGTGTGGGAGTCTGTCTGGAGGTGTTGGAGTTGGGGTGAATGGAACAGAGGACAAAGACTCTCCATCCAGCATGTCACCTCACTCCGAGCCCCACTGCCCGGGTCAGTGCCTGCCCTGGGCCTGTAAGCTGTGCAAAAGGAAGACGGTTACCATGGACCGTCGGAGAGCAGCCACAATGAGGGAGAAGAGGCGTCTGAAGAAGGTGAACGAGGCGTTTGATGCTCTAAAGAGGAGCACCCTGATGAACCCAAACCAGAGGCTGCCCAAGGTGGAGATCTTGCGGAGTGCCATCCAGTATATCGAAAGACTGCAAGCTCTGGTGTCTTCCCTCAACCAGCAGGACACTGAGACGGGACAGCAGGGACTGCACTACCGACCCAGCACGGCCCAACCCAGA GTGTCGTCCAGTGAGCCCAGTTCAGGCAGCACCTGCTGCAGTAGCCCGGAGTGGAGCAGCACTCCAGAGCAGTGCACACAGAGCTACAGCAGCGAGG ATCTGTTGAGTGCTGCTGACTCTCCAGAGCAGGGGAACATGCGCGCCCTGACCTCCATCGTGGAGAGCATCACTGCAGCAGGCGGAGCTGTGGCCTTTCCTGTGGACATTTCCAAGTAG